The Pseudomonas eucalypticola genome has a window encoding:
- a CDS encoding glucokinase — protein MKLALVGDIGGTNARFALWENNDLHSVRVFPTADYTSPEQAIGVYLKDLGHERGAIEAVCLAVAGPVSGDEFRFTNSHWRLSRKAFCETLHVEHLLLINDFTAMALGMTRLKDGEFKTVCPGTADPQRAAVVIGPGTGLGVGTLLHTGEGQFMALPGEGGHVDLPVGNAREAQLRQHIQDEIGHVSAETILSGGGLLRLYQAICAVDGYAPALDTPAAITSAALAGDPVARAVIDQFCRFLGRVAGNNVLTVGGRGGVYIVGGVIPRFIELFLASGFAESFTDKGCMSEYFQGIPVWVVTAEFSGLIGAGVALQQARG, from the coding sequence ATGAAGCTCGCCCTTGTAGGCGATATCGGCGGCACCAATGCCCGCTTTGCGTTGTGGGAAAACAACGACCTGCACTCGGTGCGGGTGTTTCCCACGGCGGACTACACCAGCCCCGAGCAAGCCATCGGCGTCTATCTGAAAGACCTGGGGCACGAACGCGGCGCTATCGAAGCCGTTTGCCTGGCCGTGGCCGGGCCGGTCAGCGGTGATGAATTCCGCTTCACCAACAGTCATTGGCGTCTCAGCCGCAAGGCGTTCTGCGAAACCTTGCACGTAGAGCACCTGTTGCTGATCAATGATTTCACCGCCATGGCGCTGGGCATGACCCGCCTCAAGGACGGTGAATTCAAGACCGTTTGCCCTGGCACGGCCGACCCTCAGCGGGCGGCCGTGGTGATCGGCCCTGGTACGGGGCTCGGCGTGGGCACGCTGCTGCACACCGGCGAAGGCCAGTTCATGGCGCTGCCGGGTGAGGGCGGCCATGTCGACCTGCCCGTGGGCAATGCCCGCGAAGCGCAGCTGCGCCAGCACATTCAGGATGAAATCGGCCATGTCAGTGCCGAAACCATCCTCAGCGGTGGCGGCCTGTTGCGCCTGTATCAGGCTATCTGCGCCGTGGACGGCTACGCGCCGGCCCTCGACACCCCGGCGGCCATCACGTCAGCGGCCCTGGCGGGCGATCCGGTGGCCAGGGCGGTGATCGACCAGTTCTGCCGCTTCCTGGGCCGGGTGGCCGGCAATAACGTACTGACCGTGGGCGGCCGTGGCGGGGTTTACATTGTCGGCGGCGTCATCCCGCGTTTCATCGAGCTGTTCCTGGCCAGCGGCTTCGCCGAGAGCTTCACCGACAAGGGCTGCATGAGCGA